In Melanotaenia boesemani isolate fMelBoe1 chromosome 18, fMelBoe1.pri, whole genome shotgun sequence, the following proteins share a genomic window:
- the cavin4b gene encoding caveolae-associated protein 4b, with amino-acid sequence MTDKPGLPTGGGDDAGSIMALLERVAGLMDSVQITQQRMEERQLELENTVKTIQADVVKLTSDHANTSSTVDRLLEKTRKVSRHIKDVRVRVENQNIRVKKVEATQSDLLAKNKFRVVIYQGDQEVKAVTPGNEPAESSGAAAARPEVEPDKFELPPESDEEYMVVEEADSSAAGRAKKTGLTRIESFKATFSKENMSKTRENLGKFGERIVTAERREKIRQSGERLKQSGERLKETITKNVPAKLNLKKERTVAEGQEGAEGAAEGAVPVPPPKGRKGSPHAARVADDEGKAEESEVPMYDMKQLS; translated from the exons ATGACAGATAAACCGGGCTTGCCAAcaggtggtggagatgatgCAGGTAGCATCATGGCGTTGCTGGAGCGCGTGGCAGGCCTCATGGACAGCGTCCAGATCACACAGCAGCGCATGGAGGAGCGTCAGCTGGAGCTGGAAAACACAGTGAAAACCATCCAGGCTGATGTGGTCAAGCTCACCAGTGACCACGCCAACACCAGCTCCACTGTTGATCGGCTGCTGGAGAAGACTCGCAAGGTCAGCCGCCACATCAAGGATGTCCGGGTGCGTGTGGAGAACCAGAACATCAGGGTTAAGAAGGTGGAAGCCACCCAGAGCGACCTGCTTGCCAAGAACAAGTTCAGGGTGGTCATTTATCAG GGTGACCAGGAGGTGAAAGCTGTCACACCAGGGAATGAGCCAGCAGAATCTAGTGGTGCTGCTGCAGCTAGACCTGAAGTGGAACCGGATAAGTTCGAGCTCCCTCCAGAGTCTGATGAAGAATACATGGTGGTGGAAGAGGCTGATTCCTCAGCAGCTGGCCGTGCGAAGAAGACAGGGCTGACACGCATTGAGAGCTTCAAAGCTACCTTTTCAAAGGAGAACATGAGCAAGACCCGCGAGAACCTGGGCAAATTCGGTGAACGAATCGTGACGGCAGAGAGGCGCGAGAAGATTCGTCAGTCCGGAGAGAGGCTGAAGCAGTCAGGTGAAAGGCTGAAGGAAACCATCACCAAGAACGTCCCAGCAAAACTCAACCTGAAGAAGGAGAGGACAGTGGCGGAGGGTCAGGAAGGAGCCGAGGGAGCCGCAGAGGGAGCCGTACCCGTTCCTCCTCCCAAAGGCCGTAAGGGCAGTCCGCATGCTGCCAGGGTGGCTGATGATGAGGGCAAGGCTGAGGAGTCCGAAGTGCCAATGTACGACATGAAACAGCTGTCATAA